The Streptomyces albofaciens JCM 4342 genome has a segment encoding these proteins:
- a CDS encoding DUF2867 domain-containing protein gives MRTVRDVHARTVHAPAGTVGALLDRLAGDDDPLFPVPVWPAMRFDRPLGVGAAGGHGFVRYRVTAYEPGRRVRFDFPDGGHHAVEVTPLDAGSCRVTHVLENRPRGAERVAWPLAVRWVHATVVEEVLDNVERAATGTVRAPARRSPYVRLLNRLLWARPAAVAVPAGARLARTAFARTDFQDAWQLPLPPGMPRDPAAWKGVLRGAFPEQGRATTADGGELLLGKDARHLDFRASILVESPAAGADGRTAGHGGRVTLSTVVRTHHAGGRLYFALVRRVHPVLARAMLRRTHRRLALAAPSAGEREWAARAARAGYGHRTRP, from the coding sequence ATGCGCACGGTCCGCGATGTCCACGCACGCACCGTCCACGCCCCGGCCGGGACGGTCGGCGCCCTGCTCGACCGGCTGGCGGGCGACGACGACCCGCTCTTCCCGGTGCCCGTGTGGCCCGCCATGCGCTTCGACCGCCCGCTGGGCGTCGGCGCGGCCGGCGGCCACGGCTTCGTCCGCTACCGGGTCACGGCGTACGAGCCGGGGCGCCGCGTCCGCTTCGACTTCCCCGACGGCGGTCACCACGCCGTCGAGGTCACCCCGCTCGACGCCGGGAGCTGCCGGGTGACCCATGTCCTGGAGAACCGGCCCCGGGGGGCCGAGCGCGTGGCCTGGCCGCTGGCGGTCCGGTGGGTGCACGCCACCGTGGTCGAGGAGGTCCTCGACAACGTCGAGCGCGCGGCCACCGGCACGGTCCGCGCCCCGGCCCGCCGGTCGCCGTACGTCCGGCTGCTCAACCGGCTCCTGTGGGCGCGCCCCGCCGCCGTCGCCGTTCCCGCCGGTGCCCGGCTGGCCCGCACCGCCTTCGCGCGTACCGACTTCCAGGACGCCTGGCAGCTGCCGCTGCCGCCCGGGATGCCGCGCGACCCGGCGGCCTGGAAGGGCGTGCTGCGCGGCGCGTTCCCCGAGCAGGGCCGCGCCACGACCGCGGACGGCGGCGAACTGCTGCTCGGCAAGGACGCCCGCCACCTGGACTTCCGGGCGTCGATCCTGGTCGAGAGCCCGGCCGCGGGGGCGGACGGGCGGACCGCGGGCCACGGCGGCCGGGTGACGCTGAGCACCGTCGTACGGACCCATCACGCGGGCGGGCGGCTCTACTTCGCGCTGGTCCGGCGCGTGCACCCGGTCCTCGCCCGTGCGATGCTCCGCCGTACGCACCGCCGGCTGGCGCTGGCCGCACCGAGCGCGGGGGAGCGCGAGTGGGCCGCGCGCGCCGCTCGGGCCGGGTACGGTCACCGGACACGGCCGTAA
- a CDS encoding ferredoxin, giving the protein MKIDIDTSVCIGSGQCVLTAPGVFTQDDDGFSALLPGREDGAGDPLVREAARACPVQAITVTDS; this is encoded by the coding sequence ATGAAGATCGACATCGATACGTCCGTGTGCATCGGCTCCGGCCAGTGCGTACTGACCGCACCGGGGGTGTTCACCCAGGACGACGACGGTTTCAGCGCCCTGCTGCCCGGCCGCGAGGACGGCGCGGGCGACCCGCTCGTACGGGAGGCCGCCCGCGCCTGCCCGGTTCAGGCGATCACGGTCACCGATTCCTGA
- a CDS encoding cytochrome P450, translating into MTEALPFPQDRTCPYDPPAGYQPLRDSRPLSRVTLYDGRSVWVVTGHAESRALLTDPRLSADRQNPAFPSPAPRFETLRKVRTPLLGVDDPEHNAQRRMLIPSFSVKRAAALRPRIQEIVDRLLDAMEEKGPPAELVSAFALPVPSMVICALLGVPYADHELFEGLSRTLLQSVDPQEVAEARDELEEYFTGLVDRKRKEPGDGLLDELIAERLATGELSHRELVRTAMLLLVAGHETTSNMLSLGTFTLLEHPEQFAALRADPSLLPAAVEELLRFLSIADGMVRVATADIEIGGETIRADDGVIFSTSVVNRDAAAYAAPDTLDWERSARHHVAFGFGVHQCLGQNLARAEMEIAFGALFARFPGLRLAVPAAEIPVKPGHALQGLVELPVTW; encoded by the coding sequence ATGACCGAGGCGCTGCCCTTCCCGCAGGACCGCACCTGTCCCTACGACCCGCCCGCCGGCTACCAGCCCCTGCGCGACAGCCGTCCCCTGTCCCGCGTGACGCTCTACGACGGGCGCTCCGTCTGGGTGGTGACCGGGCACGCCGAGTCGCGGGCGCTGCTCACCGATCCGCGCCTGTCCGCCGACCGGCAGAACCCGGCGTTCCCCTCCCCCGCCCCGCGCTTCGAGACGCTGCGCAAGGTGCGGACCCCGCTGCTGGGCGTCGACGACCCCGAGCACAACGCGCAGCGCCGGATGCTGATACCGAGCTTCAGCGTCAAGCGCGCCGCCGCGCTGCGCCCCCGCATCCAGGAGATCGTGGACCGGCTGCTGGACGCCATGGAGGAGAAGGGCCCGCCCGCCGAGCTGGTGTCCGCCTTCGCGCTGCCCGTGCCGTCCATGGTGATCTGCGCGCTCCTCGGCGTCCCGTACGCCGACCACGAGCTGTTCGAGGGCCTGTCCCGTACGCTCCTGCAGAGCGTCGACCCGCAGGAGGTCGCCGAGGCCCGGGACGAGTTGGAGGAGTACTTCACCGGCCTGGTGGACCGCAAGCGGAAGGAGCCGGGCGACGGCCTGCTGGACGAGCTGATCGCCGAGCGGCTGGCCACCGGCGAGCTGAGCCACCGCGAACTGGTCCGCACGGCCATGCTGCTGCTCGTGGCCGGCCACGAGACCACCTCCAACATGCTCTCCCTGGGCACCTTCACGCTGCTGGAACACCCCGAGCAGTTCGCCGCCCTGCGCGCCGACCCGTCGCTGCTCCCGGCCGCGGTCGAGGAGCTGCTGCGGTTCCTGTCCATCGCCGACGGCATGGTGCGGGTGGCGACCGCGGACATCGAGATCGGCGGCGAGACGATCCGGGCGGACGACGGCGTGATCTTCTCCACCTCGGTCGTCAACCGCGACGCCGCCGCCTACGCCGCCCCGGACACCCTGGACTGGGAGCGCTCCGCCCGCCACCACGTCGCCTTCGGCTTCGGTGTCCACCAGTGCCTGGGCCAGAACCTGGCCCGCGCGGAGATGGAGATCGCCTTCGGGGCGCTCTTCGCCCGCTTCCCCGGGCTGCGGCTGGCGGTGCCCGCCGCCGAGATTCCCGTCAAGCCCGGCCACGCCCTCCAGGGCCTGGTCGAACTGCCCGTCACCTGGTAG
- a CDS encoding S66 peptidase family protein — protein sequence MRTGDTLARPRRLVPGDRVRIVAPSGPVAPERLDAGADLLRGWDLDPVEAPHVRGRHATLPYLAGTDEERARDLQEALCDPGVAAVFAARGGYGAQRVADLLDWAAIRAAFRAHGPKALVGFSDVTALHEAFAVRAGVATLHGPAVAGEVFLKDEPTREHLRRTLFAPDAARVVTSPAARPLVPGRASGVTLGGCLSLLAADLGTPHARAGAAGGLLLLEDVGEPPYRVDRALTQLLRAGWLDGVAGVVLGSWARCGPYEDLRAVLLDRLGPLGVPVVEEFGFGHGDSALTMPLGVRAELDAAAGTLTYDVPALRERA from the coding sequence CGGCCCCGCCGCCTGGTGCCCGGCGACCGGGTCCGCATCGTCGCGCCGAGCGGCCCGGTCGCGCCGGAGCGGCTGGACGCCGGGGCCGACCTGCTGCGCGGCTGGGACCTCGACCCGGTCGAGGCACCCCACGTACGCGGCCGGCACGCCACCTTGCCGTATCTGGCGGGCACGGACGAGGAGCGCGCCCGCGATCTCCAGGAGGCGCTGTGCGATCCGGGCGTCGCGGCGGTGTTCGCGGCGCGCGGGGGCTACGGCGCGCAGCGCGTGGCCGACCTGCTGGACTGGGCGGCGATACGGGCCGCCTTCCGCGCGCACGGCCCCAAAGCACTGGTCGGCTTCAGCGATGTGACGGCCCTTCACGAGGCGTTCGCGGTGCGCGCCGGGGTGGCCACGCTGCACGGCCCGGCGGTCGCGGGCGAGGTGTTCCTCAAGGACGAGCCGACCCGCGAGCACCTGCGGCGCACGCTCTTCGCGCCCGATGCGGCCCGGGTCGTCACCTCGCCGGCCGCCCGGCCGCTGGTGCCCGGCCGGGCGAGCGGCGTCACGCTGGGCGGCTGCCTGTCCCTGCTCGCCGCCGACCTCGGCACGCCGCACGCCCGCGCGGGCGCCGCCGGCGGCCTGCTCCTGCTGGAGGACGTGGGCGAGCCCCCGTACCGCGTGGACCGCGCGCTGACCCAGCTCCTGCGCGCCGGGTGGCTGGACGGCGTCGCGGGCGTCGTCCTCGGCTCGTGGGCCCGCTGCGGCCCGTACGAGGACCTCCGCGCGGTGCTGCTGGACCGCCTCGGGCCGCTCGGCGTTCCGGTGGTGGAGGAGTTCGGCTTCGGGCACGGCGACTCGGCGCTGACGATGCCGCTGGGGGTACGGGCGGAGCTGGACGCGGCGGCCGGGACGCTGACGTACGACGTACCGGCGCTGCGCGAGCGCGCCTGA
- a CDS encoding TetR/AcrR family transcriptional regulator yields the protein MVMARQRTEDRTKREGARRRLTAQDWAEAALAAIGEGGLAAVAVEPIAARLGTTKGSFYWHFANREALIDAALERWEQRHTEAVITRLAAEPNPEWRLRGLFAYATAAAAEDPLEVALLATAADPRVAAALRRVTDRRVGHVTELFAALGFPESEARRRGLLAYTAYLGHIQLGHAVPGSLPDGPGHDAYLDSVLDILLRRN from the coding sequence ATGGTCATGGCGCGACAGCGAACCGAGGACCGTACGAAGCGCGAGGGCGCCCGCCGCCGGCTCACCGCGCAGGACTGGGCCGAGGCCGCCCTCGCGGCCATCGGCGAAGGCGGCCTGGCCGCGGTGGCCGTGGAGCCGATCGCCGCCCGCCTCGGCACCACCAAGGGCAGCTTCTACTGGCACTTCGCCAACCGGGAGGCACTGATCGACGCCGCGCTGGAGCGCTGGGAGCAGCGGCACACCGAAGCGGTCATCACCCGGCTGGCGGCCGAGCCCAACCCGGAGTGGCGGCTGCGCGGCCTGTTCGCGTACGCGACCGCGGCGGCGGCGGAGGACCCGCTGGAGGTCGCGCTGCTGGCCACGGCCGCGGACCCGCGCGTCGCGGCGGCCCTGCGGCGGGTGACGGACCGCCGCGTCGGCCATGTGACCGAACTGTTCGCCGCGTTGGGCTTCCCGGAGTCCGAGGCCCGCCGGCGGGGCCTGCTCGCGTACACGGCGTATCTCGGCCACATCCAGCTGGGCCACGCCGTCCCCGGAAGCCTCCCCGACGGGCCCGGCCACGACGCCTACCTGGACTCGGTGCTCGACATCCTGCTCCGCCGGAACTGA
- a CDS encoding CocE/NonD family hydrolase, which translates to MPSVSRALPGAASRPVRRAARTRSARLPLTASVCLTACAALLGPVTAAGPAGAAGPRQPGYTVTALKLPVRAGGRDCTLDADLYRPAGVDAAHPAPAVLTTNGFGGSKSDGSTDAIARAFASRGYVALAYSGLGFGRTGCPISLDDPRIDGRAASRILDFLAGQRAAKNGTRVDFVTKDGPRDPRVGMFGGSYGGAIQLATASADERLDALVPLITWHDLTYALAPNNADRTSGVAGPAPGAYKHQWTNGFYLIGEAQGLLHPRLDPSRGGGAGCVHFVAPACELKKRLNSGRYPSAPTKAVLDYARSLSPASYLGTVHTPTLLVQGQADTLFNLNEAAATFEALRAQGTETAMIWQSWGHSGGMTDPAPGELDLGKGNFDTSYVGRRTLAWFSRYLRREWDTDTGPAFAYYRDWAGRGGPAYAASEIYPVGVPRRLYLSGDGKLVDTPADVVAGSRHYRNWRVASSHSESSLAALMKLPNPKPYDTRGTYLDWTSAPVRGRPVDVVGAPRATLRVHSPDAERTQHSGDAADRLLLFLKLFDVAPNGGKTLVHRLVAPVRVPDVTREFTVDLPAIVHRFAPGHRLRLVMAASDTAYFGNRGSKQVTVRSSRAQTGTLDLPVVEEPLEGLDD; encoded by the coding sequence GTGCCCAGCGTGTCCAGAGCCCTGCCCGGTGCCGCGTCCCGGCCCGTCCGGCGTGCGGCGCGCACCCGTTCCGCCCGGCTGCCCCTCACCGCCTCCGTGTGCCTCACCGCGTGCGCCGCTCTCCTCGGGCCCGTCACGGCCGCCGGACCGGCCGGCGCGGCGGGCCCCCGGCAGCCCGGATACACCGTCACCGCCCTGAAGCTGCCGGTACGGGCCGGCGGCCGGGACTGCACCCTGGACGCCGACCTCTACCGCCCCGCCGGAGTCGACGCCGCGCACCCGGCGCCCGCCGTCCTGACCACCAACGGCTTCGGCGGCAGCAAGTCGGACGGCTCCACCGACGCCATCGCCCGCGCCTTCGCCTCCCGCGGCTATGTGGCGCTGGCCTACTCCGGCCTCGGCTTCGGCCGGACCGGCTGCCCGATCTCCCTCGACGACCCGCGGATCGACGGGCGGGCGGCGAGCCGGATCCTGGACTTCCTCGCCGGGCAGCGGGCGGCGAAGAACGGCACCCGCGTCGACTTCGTCACCAAGGACGGCCCGCGCGACCCCCGGGTGGGGATGTTCGGCGGCTCGTACGGCGGCGCCATCCAGCTGGCCACCGCGTCCGCCGACGAGCGCCTGGACGCCCTGGTCCCGCTGATCACCTGGCACGACCTCACCTACGCGCTGGCACCGAACAACGCCGACCGCACCTCCGGCGTCGCGGGCCCGGCCCCGGGCGCGTACAAGCACCAGTGGACCAACGGCTTCTACCTCATCGGCGAGGCCCAGGGCCTGCTGCACCCGCGGCTGGACCCGTCCCGGGGCGGCGGCGCGGGCTGTGTGCACTTCGTCGCGCCGGCCTGCGAGCTGAAGAAGCGGCTGAATTCCGGCCGCTACCCGTCCGCCCCCACCAAAGCCGTCCTCGACTACGCGCGCAGCCTCTCCCCGGCCTCCTACCTCGGCACGGTCCACACGCCCACCCTGCTCGTCCAGGGGCAGGCGGACACCCTCTTCAACCTCAACGAGGCCGCCGCGACGTTCGAGGCCCTGCGGGCCCAGGGCACCGAGACCGCGATGATCTGGCAGTCCTGGGGCCACAGCGGCGGCATGACCGACCCGGCGCCCGGCGAACTGGACCTGGGCAAGGGCAACTTCGACACCAGTTACGTGGGCCGGCGGACCCTCGCCTGGTTCAGCCGCTATCTGCGCCGGGAGTGGGACACCGACACCGGCCCGGCCTTCGCGTACTACCGCGACTGGGCGGGCCGGGGCGGCCCCGCCTACGCCGCCTCGGAGATCTACCCCGTCGGCGTCCCGCGGCGGCTGTACCTGTCCGGCGACGGCAAGCTCGTGGACACCCCCGCGGACGTGGTCGCCGGCAGCCGCCATTACCGCAACTGGCGGGTCGCCTCCAGTCATTCGGAAAGCTCGCTGGCCGCCCTGATGAAGCTGCCGAACCCCAAGCCGTACGACACCCGGGGCACCTACCTGGACTGGACGTCCGCTCCGGTGCGCGGGCGGCCCGTGGACGTGGTCGGCGCGCCCCGGGCCACCCTCCGCGTCCATTCCCCCGACGCCGAGCGGACCCAGCACTCCGGCGACGCGGCCGACCGGCTGCTGCTCTTCCTCAAGCTCTTCGACGTCGCCCCGAACGGCGGCAAGACCCTCGTGCACCGTCTGGTGGCCCCCGTGCGGGTGCCCGACGTCACCAGGGAGTTCACCGTCGACCTGCCCGCGATCGTGCACCGCTTCGCCCCCGGGCACCGGCTGCGGCTGGTCATGGCGGCCAGCGACACCGCGTACTTCGGCAACCGGGGCAGCAAGCAGGTGACCGTCCGCAGCTCACGCGCGCAGACCGGCACGCTGGATCTGCCGGTGGTGGAGGAGCCGTTGGAGGGGCTGGACGATTAG